The following nucleotide sequence is from Ignavibacteriales bacterium.
GAATGGGAAAATTCTTAAAGGCAGCGGAAAAGTTTCAACTGAATTTAAACTGCATCTTTTTGTTTACAAAAATAGGGAAGAAGTAAAATCAGTAATCCACTGTCATCCGGTATTTGCAACGGCATTCGCGGCTTCCGGTTTGGCATTGGATAAACCAGTTTTTCCGGAAGTAATTTTAACTTTAGGAAAAATTCCAATTTGTAAATACGCCACTCCCTCAACCAAAGCGGTTACTTCTTCAATGGAACCATATATTAAAACAGCTTGGGCAATGCTGCTGGCAAATCACGGAGCAGTTACCCTTGGTAAAAACATCAGAGATGCTTTTTATAAGATGGAAAAACTGGAGCATACTGCAAAAACTATTTTTGTCGCAAAATTACTGGGGGGAGAAAAAATTCTTTCCAGGAAAAATGTAATTGAGTTATACTCTATTGCTGAAAAAGTGTATGGAGCTAAATCAAATATCAAATAACATTTATAACAATAACTAAAATTTAATGGATGGAATTAAGAAATTGAAAATTGCTCTTTTAATAGGAGGAACTTCACCAGAACGAGAAGTATCTAAGTCGTCAGGAAAAAGTATTTATTACTCTCTGAAGGAGTTGGGATATTCAGTAATATTAATAGATCCCGCTTATGGTTTGAACCAACCTACAAAAGAGGAAGATTATTTCTCCGAAAAGGATTTTGCAGAGATTACCAATCGCAATTGTGGAATTGCAATTAATTCTTCGTTGCTGGATGATGTGGATTTAGTTTTTATTGGACTTCATGGTAAATGGGGAGAAGATGGAACAATCCAGGCATTGTTGGAATTGAGAGGAATTAAATACACTGGAGCCGGTGTACTTGCAAGTGCTTTAGCTATGGATAAAAATGTTTCGAAAATCATGTTTCAGCATTATGATGTTGCTACACCAAAATGGTTTGTAGTTGAAAAGTGGGATAAGGATTTCCAGGTAGTAATTGAAAAGACTAAAAAGTTTTTTGGCTTCCCCTGTATAATTAAACCAAATGATCAGGGTTCTACGATTGGTTTAACCTTATGCAGAAGTGAAGAAGAATTACAGCCGGCAGTTGAAATAGCGCGAAAGTTTTCTGATAAGGTTTTGATTGAGGAGTATATACCCGGAAAAGAAATTGAAGTTGGAATTCTTGATAATGAAGCTCTTCCGGTTCTTGAAATTAAACCAAAGCATGATCTTTACGATTATGAATGCAAATACACAAGTGGCATGAGCGAATATATTGTTCCTGCCCAAATTCCTATTGCCATAGCCCGGCATCTTCAACATCAAGCACTGCTTGCCTTCCAATCAGTAGGTGGAAAAAGTTATGGTAGAATTGATTTTAGAATGACGAATGAATTTAAAACCTATTGCCTTGAAGTAAACACTTTGCCTGGAATGACTAACACAAGTCTTGTTCCCAAAATGGCAAAAGCTGCGGGAATAAGTTTTGGCGATTTATTAGAAAGAATTATTCAACTGGCAATAAAATGAAAAACGCCGGAAAAAAAAGTAAAATAAAATATTTTATTTACTTTCTAATCTTCATTGCTGTGATTTCATTCTTTTTATTCAACCGGTTTGGCATATTAAAATATGTTGATTTGGTTAATCAAAAGAATAAATTAAATGACCAGATCAAGCAAGTGGAAAATGAGAATAAAAATCTCCGGAATGAAATTGATTCTTTAAAATCAGTTGATTCCAAAATTGAGAAAGTTGCCCGGGAAAAATATCACATGAAAGCAAAGGGTGAAAAAGTCATAAGGGTGGAAGCAAAGTAAGTACTTTGCACAATACAGCAAAATCGAATAAAATTTATAACAGAATACTTCATCATCATTTGTAAATAAAAATTATTTTAAAGTTGATGCTAAGCGAGAAAATAAAAATATCATCGGTTCCTTTAGCTGAAAGAGTCAGACCAATTGACCTGAATGAATTTCAAGGACAGACAGCATTGCTTGGAACGGGAAAACCGATTCGATTAATGATAGAGAATGATAATCTAAGTTCGTTTATTCTTTGGGGTCCTCCGGGTAGTGGAAAAACTACAATAGCAAGAATTATAGCTCAGAAAACCAAATCAGAATTTTATAAAATCAACGCTGTTTCATCAGGTGTTAAAGACCTTAGAGAAATAATTATTAAAGCTGAACAGAATAAACTTTATAACAAAAGAACAATTTTATTTATTGATGAAATCCATCGTTTTAATAAAGCACAACAGGATGCACTTTTGTCAGCAGTTGAATCTGGATTAATCATTCTTATTGGCGCCACTACAGAAAATCCTTCATTTGAAGTTATTCCAGCTTTAAGATCGAGATGCCGCGTTTTTGTTTTAGATGAACTTTCGAAATCTGATTTGGAAAATATTTTAGACAATGCATTATTGAAGGATGAATTTCTTTCTGTAAGAAAGGTGGAAAAGATCGATAAAGATTTTTTAATTTTTGCTTCCGGCGGAGATGCCAGAATTCTTCTTAATATTTTAGAAGCTGCTTATATACAGGAATCTAATTCTGAAGTAATAAATCTTTCCAAAATTGTAATTGAAAATGTACTGCAGAGAAAGAATATTTTATATGATAAAGCTGGTGAAGAACATTATAATGTCATTTCAGCATTCATTAAGAGCCTTAGAGGCAGCGATCCTGATGCATCCTTGTATTGGATGGCAAGAATGCTTGAAGGCGGGGAAGACCCTTTATTCATTGCAAGGAGAATGGTAATTTTTGCCTCCGAAGATGTTGGTAACGCATCACCAAATGCATTGCTTCTTGCCGAAGCTGCCTTTAGCGCCGTTGATAAAATTGGGATGCCGGAAGGAAGAATTATTCTTGCTCAGTGTGTTACATATTTAGCATCATGTCCAAAAAGTAATTCTTCGTATATGGGGATTGAAAGTGCACTATCCGATGTAAGGAATAAAGAGCTTTTTGCGGTTCCTCTTCATTTAAGAAATGCACCAACCAAACTTATGAAAGAGCTTGGTTATGGAAAAGAGTATAAATATCCTCATAGTTTTGATAATCATTTTGTAGAAGTAAATTATCTTCCAGACGAATTAAAAAATGCTCAATATTATTTTCCCTCTGAAAACGGGCAGGAAAAATCCCTGAAAGAAAGATTGAAAAGTCTTTGGAAGAATCGGAAAAAATATTGATCAGATTAGAGCAAACATTTTGCCGGGCAATTGTGTAACTAACCCCTTAAATTCCAGTGAAAGTAAATGAACAAGACAATCCGAAGTTGACATTGAAGTCAATTCTGAAATTTTATCTATTTGGATTGGAGTATTTGTTAGATTAGAAATAATTTTATCTTCAAAAATTGATAACTCGATGCTTGGTTTTGGAATATTCTTTCCAATAACTGGTTTTAATTTTAACTCTAACTCTTGTAAAATATCTTCTGGATTTAAAACAAGTTTAGCTTCACCTTTTTGAATAAGAAGATTTGTTCCTTCGCTTTGTTTAACATCAATATTGCCTGGAATAGCAAATACTTCTCTGTTCTGATCAAGTGCAAAAGAAGCTGTTTGCATTGCCCCGCCATTCAATGCGGTTTCAATAACTAAAGTACCTAAAGTTAAACCGGAAATTATACGGTTTCGTTTTGGAAAATTTTGTGCATCGGGTTTTGTTCCTAAAGGATATTCAGAAATTATTAATCCCTTTTCAGAAATTTCATCAAACAATTTTTTATTTTCGGGTGGATATATGACGTCCAAACCAGTACCCAGTATTGCGATTGTTCGTCCATTAATCCTTAGAGTTGATTTATGTGCAATAGAATCAATTCCACGAGCCAAGCCACTAACTATTGGGATATTTTGTTTTGCAAATTCGGATGAGAATCTTTCTGCCTGATTCTTACCATAAGCTGTTGGAGTTCTTGTTCCAACTATTGAAAGAGCAAATTTATCAAATTCTGAATATTTCCCTTTTATGTATAAAATTAATGGCGGATCGTAAATTTTTTTTAATAATTCCGGGTATTCGGTATCCCAAACAGTAAGTACACTTCCACCAATTTTTAAAAGCTGATCATATTCTTTTTCTAAATTAATTTGAAGTTTATTTTTTGTTAACCTGATATTCGAAATTCTTGTAGCAAGAATTTTGTCGATTCCTTCAGCTTGGATTAAAGAAGTTGTGCTTGAGTTTAGAATTTTTTCAAGAGATTTAAATTTTGAAAGTAAGTTGCGAAGTTTAAGAGGACCTATTCCCTCAACACTTAATAATAAGCGAAGATTTACAAATCGATCAAAACTAATTCTCATTAATTTTAATTAAAATTACCTAATTACAATTTCTTGTTAAAATGCAATTAAAGATGAAAATTTTGGAAAAGTTCAGTTTACTGATTTTTTATTATCTTGTCTTTTCCTATAAAATATTGAAGTTGG
It contains:
- a CDS encoding replication-associated recombination protein A, producing MLSEKIKISSVPLAERVRPIDLNEFQGQTALLGTGKPIRLMIENDNLSSFILWGPPGSGKTTIARIIAQKTKSEFYKINAVSSGVKDLREIIIKAEQNKLYNKRTILFIDEIHRFNKAQQDALLSAVESGLIILIGATTENPSFEVIPALRSRCRVFVLDELSKSDLENILDNALLKDEFLSVRKVEKIDKDFLIFASGGDARILLNILEAAYIQESNSEVINLSKIVIENVLQRKNILYDKAGEEHYNVISAFIKSLRGSDPDASLYWMARMLEGGEDPLFIARRMVIFASEDVGNASPNALLLAEAAFSAVDKIGMPEGRIILAQCVTYLASCPKSNSSYMGIESALSDVRNKELFAVPLHLRNAPTKLMKELGYGKEYKYPHSFDNHFVEVNYLPDELKNAQYYFPSENGQEKSLKERLKSLWKNRKKY
- a CDS encoding D-alanine--D-alanine ligase — its product is MKIALLIGGTSPEREVSKSSGKSIYYSLKELGYSVILIDPAYGLNQPTKEEDYFSEKDFAEITNRNCGIAINSSLLDDVDLVFIGLHGKWGEDGTIQALLELRGIKYTGAGVLASALAMDKNVSKIMFQHYDVATPKWFVVEKWDKDFQVVIEKTKKFFGFPCIIKPNDQGSTIGLTLCRSEEELQPAVEIARKFSDKVLIEEYIPGKEIEVGILDNEALPVLEIKPKHDLYDYECKYTSGMSEYIVPAQIPIAIARHLQHQALLAFQSVGGKSYGRIDFRMTNEFKTYCLEVNTLPGMTNTSLVPKMAKAAGISFGDLLERIIQLAIK
- a CDS encoding septum formation initiator family protein translates to MKNAGKKSKIKYFIYFLIFIAVISFFLFNRFGILKYVDLVNQKNKLNDQIKQVENENKNLRNEIDSLKSVDSKIEKVAREKYHMKAKGEKVIRVEAK
- a CDS encoding class II aldolase/adducin family protein yields the protein MSLRKELIEACHKVYQQGFVAATDGNLSCRISKNRFLITPSGKSKGELCEKDLLEIDENGKILKGSGKVSTEFKLHLFVYKNREEVKSVIHCHPVFATAFAASGLALDKPVFPEVILTLGKIPICKYATPSTKAVTSSMEPYIKTAWAMLLANHGAVTLGKNIRDAFYKMEKLEHTAKTIFVAKLLGGEKILSRKNVIELYSIAEKVYGAKSNIK
- the dprA gene encoding DNA-processing protein DprA, coding for MRISFDRFVNLRLLLSVEGIGPLKLRNLLSKFKSLEKILNSSTTSLIQAEGIDKILATRISNIRLTKNKLQINLEKEYDQLLKIGGSVLTVWDTEYPELLKKIYDPPLILYIKGKYSEFDKFALSIVGTRTPTAYGKNQAERFSSEFAKQNIPIVSGLARGIDSIAHKSTLRINGRTIAILGTGLDVIYPPENKKLFDEISEKGLIISEYPLGTKPDAQNFPKRNRIISGLTLGTLVIETALNGGAMQTASFALDQNREVFAIPGNIDVKQSEGTNLLIQKGEAKLVLNPEDILQELELKLKPVIGKNIPKPSIELSIFEDKIISNLTNTPIQIDKISELTSMSTSDCLVHLLSLEFKGLVTQLPGKMFALI